The Triticum aestivum cultivar Chinese Spring chromosome 4B, IWGSC CS RefSeq v2.1, whole genome shotgun sequence sequence TCAGACTGCCTCCGGGCCATCCTGACGGCGGCCCGGACCGCGCCGGTGTCGCAATCCTGGTTGGCCCTTCTTCTCAGAGCCGCCATTTTTCGCCGCAACGCGCTGCGGCAGCCGCGCGCTAGCCTTTGCTAATGAGTCATCAGCTATGGTTTTGGAGGTGCAGGGGATACGCGCGGTTCGTCAATGTGCGGGATGACACCGGAGCGACGCCGCTGCACCTCGCGGCGAGGCAGGGCTGGCGCCGCTGCGTCCACGTCCTGCTGGAGAACGGCGCCATCGTGTCCGCCTCCAGCGGCGCCTTCGGGTAAAACTTCTCCCCAAGTCAAAGACCGCCCTTCTCACTCTCAGTACCTTTAGGAAGGCAAAAGCTGCGACATTGACGCGAGTGCTCGCGTTCCTGCAGATTCCCCGGGAGCACGCCGCTGCATTTGGCCGCGCGCGGCGGGAGCCTGGACTGCGTCCGCCAGCTGCTCTCCTGGGGCGCCGACCGCCTCCAGCGCGACTCCGTTGGGTGCGTTGTCATTTTCTTGCAAAAACACTACTGAATTCCAACACCACAATACCAATTCTTCAGCAAATGATCTGAAGCCATTGTGCTGGTTAGTCTAATCTACTGATGTGGATTGGTTTCTACAGGAGAATTCCATATGAGGTGGCGCTGAAGCGAGGGCATGCGGCGTGCGCGGCGCTGCTGAACCCCTCATCGGCAGAGCCCCTAGTATGGCCTTCGCCTCTCAAGTTCATCAGCGAGCTGGAGCCTGACGCCAAGGCTCTCCTGGAGGCAGCCCTGATGGAGGCCAAtcgggagagggagaagaggatcCTCAAAGGGGCCAAGAATTCATTGCCATCGCCGTCGCATTCAGATGACGGTGCCACCGTCTCCGAGGTACTGTTCTACCGTACTGCCCGGTCTTGCCTTGCAAGTTACTACTGCTATTCCATTGCTGACCTCACACGCACGAAATAGTTCAATATAACAGTGGGAGCTTCGCCGTACCGAGCTGCCATTGTTTCTTTCCTTGGCACGGACAATATAACAGTGGGAACTTACTTACCAGCAAGTAGGTATTTTGATCGCTCTCAATCAAGATTGGTTTTCAAGGCTAGCATTATCCCAGAGCTCATCATTGCATTGCTTGTAGGAGTAGCTAACGTGCCGTCAGGTCTCAACATGGAGCCACTTGCCCCAGAAATGTACCACACCGGGAGTATAATATTTATGTTGATCCGAGGGACGAATGGCTAACTAATTGGGTGCAGGCGTACTACGTACCAGTACTAGTTTAATCCTTCTTATTGGTAATGACAAGTTAGGTGTCAAACCGTGGCAGTGGCAGCGTATGCACGCACCTGCTTGCACGAATTGCCGCACGTCTGAGCAATCCATATGCACGAAACATTATTCAAACGCGATTGCAGTACGCCTCCACATGCACGATCCCGCCTTTGCATCGACATCTCCCTCGGAGCCGGCGCGTCCGACGGTGCGGATCTTGTTCGGACCGATACTAACTCTGAGGTCGTGCAGGGCGCCGAGGTGTGCAGCATCTGCTTCGACCAGGAGTGCACGATCGAGGTCCGGGAGTGCGGGCACCAGATGTGCGCGGCGTGCACGCTGGCGCTCTGCTGCCACGCCAAGCCCAACCCGGCCACGCAGAGCCAGCCGCTGCCCACCTGCCCCTTCTGCCGCGGCGGCATCACCCGGCTGGCGGTGGCCACCAGGGCCAAGgctggcgacgacgacgacgacgaggaaggagaaggcaggcTGGAGTCTCCGCGGCACCGGCGATCTCGCCGGTCCCTGAACCTCGGCAGCGGCGACGGGGGCAGCAGCAGCCTCATGGGCAGCATCGCCTCGTCCATCGGCAAGATGGGCCGGCGCAAAACCGACAGCAGCGAGCTGCAGGTGCAGGTCGACGACAAGCCATAGCCATGGAATGAATGCCGAGCCTCTCAGCATTCATTCATTCACTCACCGTGTTATCACGAAGCATCATAATACGTCATCGCCAATGATGGAGCTGGCTGCTACTATTTTTGTAgattatttttcttataattttggGGAGATTGGCAATT is a genomic window containing:
- the LOC123092600 gene encoding E3 ubiquitin-protein ligase XB3 isoform X2; the protein is MGHGASCGRPSEEVDFFGAAQSGDLARLAAAVSSRPSLLRRTTLFDRLSALHIAAAHGHLQVVSMALDLCVEPDVVNRHKQTALMLAAMHGRTECVRRLLDAGANILMFDSSHGRTCLHYAAYYGHSDCLRAILTAARTAPVSQSWGYARFVNVRDDTGATPLHLAARQGWRRCVHVLLENGAIVSASSGAFGFPGSTPLHLAARGGSLDCVRQLLSWGADRLQRDSVGRIPYEVALKRGHAACAALLNPSSAEPLVWPSPLKFISELEPDAKALLEAALMEANREREKRILKGAKNSLPSPSHSDDGATVSEFNITVGASPYRAAIVSFLGTDNITVGTYLPASRYFDRSQSRLVFKASIIPELIIALLVGVANVPSGLNMEPLAPEMYHTGSIIFMLIRGTNG
- the LOC123092600 gene encoding E3 ubiquitin-protein ligase XB3 isoform X3, with protein sequence MGHGASCGRPSEEVDFFGAAQSGDLARLAAAVSSRPSLLRRTTLFDRLSALHIAAAHGHLQVVSMALDLCVEPDVVNRHKQTALMLAAMHGRTECVRRLLDAGANILMFDSSHGRTCLHYAAYYGHSDCLRAILTAARTAPVSQSWGYARFVNVRDDTGATPLHLAARQGWRRCVHVLLENGAIVSASSGAFGFPGSTPLHLAARGGSLDCVRQLLSWGADRLQRDSVGRIPYEVALKRGHAACAALLNPSSAEPLVWPSPLKFISELEPDAKALLEAALMEANREREKRILKGAKNSLPSPSHSDDGATVSEFNITVGASPYRAAIVSFLGTDNITVGTYLPARVANVPSGLNMEPLAPEMYHTGSIIFMLIRGTNG
- the LOC123092600 gene encoding E3 ubiquitin-protein ligase XB3 isoform X1 encodes the protein MGHGASCGRPSEEVDFFGAAQSGDLARLAAAVSSRPSLLRRTTLFDRLSALHIAAAHGHLQVVSMALDLCVEPDVVNRHKQTALMLAAMHGRTECVRRLLDAGANILMFDSSHGRTCLHYAAYYGHSDCLRAILTAARTAPVSQSWGYARFVNVRDDTGATPLHLAARQGWRRCVHVLLENGAIVSASSGAFGFPGSTPLHLAARGGSLDCVRQLLSWGADRLQRDSVGRIPYEVALKRGHAACAALLNPSSAEPLVWPSPLKFISELEPDAKALLEAALMEANREREKRILKGAKNSLPSPSHSDDGATVSEGAEVCSICFDQECTIEVRECGHQMCAACTLALCCHAKPNPATQSQPLPTCPFCRGGITRLAVATRAKAGDDDDDEEGEGRLESPRHRRSRRSLNLGSGDGGSSSLMGSIASSIGKMGRRKTDSSELQVQVDDKP